aggaagcggaggaggatgaagaagcggaggaggatgaagaagcggaggaggatgaagaagcggaggaggatgaagaagcggaagaggaagatgaaaCAGAATTGGAAACGCTGGACGGGCTGGATCCCCTCCAAGGCGAGGAACCCCAAAGGACGGCGAAGGGGGCGGCCAAGAAGGGAGACCCCTCGGAGAACTTCATACAGTTTTTGAGGAAGTACAACgagcagggggaggaagccccGAAGAGGAGAAGATCTCATGGGAAGGGAaacacaaaaggggagcagcagcaggaaaGTGGGTCGTGCCCCccggaagaagcggaggcgGAGGCAGAGGCAGAGTCGTATCAGTACCTCTCCCAGAGGGACGACGtatacaaaattgaaaaaccaGCCGAACGAGTGGACCTGGACGATTTGATCTACGGCGATGATGTTCTGTTGAGGGGGCAAATAGGTGAAGACATAAACATGCTGACGAGGGGGCAACTTGAGAAGGGGAAGTCCCGCTCGCATGTATCCGTCCTGGAGGAGCAGAAAATGAATGAGCAGTTGGCATACGTAAAGAACGTCGAGTtgattaacaaaatgaataggTCCTTTTACGTGATACATAACGCGCAGGGGGTGCACTTCgggcagggggggaagagtgCGAAGGGGCAGGTGAGTTCGGAGGAGTTCCTGAGCAAGGGCCTCCTCCGCAGGCGTGGGGAGAGAAGCGGCGAGGGGGGCGGTGAAGTAGATGGAGGTGTAGGCGGCGAAGTACGCAGCGAGGAAAATGGCGCCCCCGCCCCCTCCACCGCTTTTCCTGAAGACCCCCTGACGGCGCTCGAATTCGAAAGggagatgcaaaaaaatCTGAGGACGTCCAAAATGCTCATCGTGTCAGACGACGTGCTGAAGacggagagggagaagaaaagagacgagctaaaaaaaatcgccCAGCTGAAAGCATTGCTCCagaaggaggaaagaaaaaacaaatataagaAGAGAATAAAGTCTAAGGCGTATAGAAGGCACCTGCggatgaaggagaagaaggaggaggaacgGATCCTCGCCAAGTTACAACTGGAGCACCCTGATTTGGCAGACAGCCTGGCCAATTATGAAAAGGAGTACGCGCAGAAGAGGAACCTCATAAGcaatgtgaagaagaggaagacggTGCGGCTACTCAATCGGTACAAGAACgaggagctgaagaagcagatGCTCAGGAGCTTCCAGgcggagaaggaggagaagaacatGCTTCGGCGGATCATCGAGAGGGTCGTcgtggagggggaggaggaggaggccggggggggtagcggcgatGATAAGAGGGGTGGCGGCCCCCGTGAGGAGGATCAACTATCAGGTGACGAAGTTGACGCCTCCCCCCTCAGCAGAAAGAGCAAAGTGAGGAAGGAACTGCAGAAGAGGAACCTCGAGCGATTCGCCTTTGTGAAAAACGCGGAGGAGAGGAAACGAGACGAGGAAGTGTATCAGCAGAGGAAGAGGCTGCTAGATAAGGTGGAGCGGGTGAAGGGTGAGACGGGTGAGACGGATGAGAAGGATCCTATGGCGAGCTGCTCCTCCGATGAGGGCAGCGACGCGGAGAGGGCTCGGCGCGAGTTGGGCCTGTCAAACGAGGTGCGCAGGTCGAGCGAGAAGGAGGCGTCCAAGGCGAGGGCGCAGCTGGCGAAGGACGCGGACTTGGCCAACGCGCTTCGGAAGGGCGGCATTTTGGGCACAGGGGGGGATGCGCTAGAGGAGCCAGAGGAGGTGGTCCCGTTAGAGGAGGCAGAgggggtgccccccctggagaaCCCTCCTGGTGAGTCCCCCTTgggggaagacccccccGCGGTGAGGGACCTCCACGACATCGACGCGATTGACGCGATGGGAGCGGTGGACGAAGGGATAGCAGCGCCCAACTCGGGAGAGCACCTCACAGTTTATAACTTCGAAAATGAGGTGTACGAGGACTACGTGAACTTGAATCCAGAGGCAGTCGAGGGGAAGGTGCCCAGGGAGGACGACGAGTTGCTGCAGCTGAGCGAAGACGAAAGAGTCACCACGGAGAGGGTGAGCGAACGGGAGTGGTGTAACTACGAAACGTTGCTCGAgttggaaaggaaaaaagttatgaaggagaaggagttgatcgaaaggaagaaaaagatccCAATTCACACCATTAGCGTTTTTAATAGgaaggataaaaaatttgcaaaatacCTTGTGGATAAGGTGCCGTACCCTTATGAGAGGAATGACTATGAGAGGACACttaacataaatttaaataaagagGTGAATGACATTTCTGCGCACGCCAAGCTGGTCGCGCCTCGGGTGTCCAACCGGGTGGGTAACATCGTCTCTCCGCTGGTAAGGAACCCCTTCGAGATCGCGCGCATCCTGACGCTGAAGCGGGGCAAGAACAGGAGCAAGCtatgaggggggggggcggcgaggTGGGGAGGCGCTAGGGGATTGCTAGAGAAGTGGTAGCGGATTGACTCGGTGGGGCACCCCCCTACGGGAGGGACCAATCCGAGCGCTTTCACGTTTCTGCTTAACTCTCCATCTGAGGGGCGCTCTTCCCGCTACCCTCATGGAGACATCGCCGCCTCCCACCTGACTTCTTGCTTCTACCCGCCCCGCTCCAAGTTCTGCCTAATCTCGGCCGTGTGCTGGTTAAAGTACCGGTCGAGCTTCCTGTTAtacattttgttcctcctattgatataatttttgaagaGCCCATCCTCGTGCTGCCTCTTCCGACTGAGCTTCGAGCGGACGACCTGTTGCTTCCGGCAGAAGCTGATCACTTTGTTCTTGTCACTCTCCGTGCACTTGGACGAGTCCGTAGCGAGCAAGTCCCCTCCGTAGAAACTTTCccccagttttttttttttctcttcatataGGTTCCTATTTATGGAGAAAttgaatttcatttttttgaaaaaccgCGAATCCCTGTCAACTTCGAGTAggtcctttttgtttttctttttggaggCGCCTTTCGCTTGAGCGGCGCTGGTTGTGTAGATGGCCGGGGGGTCCTCTCCATCGTCGCCGCTGCTGTGGGGGGGGTCACCAGTAATGGAAGCGTCACCAGTGGGGAGGGCCTCTCCATCGGGGGGAGCATCACCAGTAAGGGAAGCATCACCAGCGGGTGGACCCCCTGGTTCATCGCCCCCTGCTGGCCGCTTCCCACACGCGTTGGTGACACTGGCGTTCTTCTCATAGTGGTAGCGTGCGTACTCGTCCGTCTTGCCTGCGGAGGTACCCCGCGTGGCCTCCACCTCGTTCAGCCCCTTCGACTGGTTTATCCTTAGCTTTATTTCGAGCAGCCTCCTCTCCCTGTCGGTCATTCCGCGCGGGGGGCACTCCGTGGGGTCGGCGCTCTGAATGGGTTCGACGCTCTGCACGGGTTCGACGCTCTCAACGGATTTGACCATCTGCATGGGTTCTACCCTCTGAACGGGTTCTGCCCTCtgcaccgcttcccccctggtgAGCGCGTCGATGTCGGCGAGGATCCGATTGAGCAGCTCCAtccccttctgcttctctGTGTTCTTCGCCTTTGCCTGCTTCCCCCGCGCGCGGGCCCCACTGAGGGCACCGCCACCACcgccatcatcatcatcaccgCTGCCGCCGCTACCGTC
This genomic window from Plasmodium vivax chromosome 1, whole genome shotgun sequence contains:
- a CDS encoding hypothetical protein, conserved (encoded by transcript PVX_093590A) produces the protein MEGLEDASTTLSGGLGERRAKGKKGSKAAAKMARLIERGKIPSLKGKMKRKVKRELERKGQKKLGKKLGKKGERKMSQEKGESDSGGGEEDPTDEGEEAEEDEEAEEDEEAEEDEEAEEDEEAEEEDETELETLDGLDPLQGEEPQRTAKGAAKKGDPSENFIQFLRKYNEQGEEAPKRRRSHGKGNTKGEQQQESGSCPPEEAEAEAEAESYQYLSQRDDVYKIEKPAERVDLDDLIYGDDVLLRGQIGEDINMLTRGQLEKGKSRSHVSVLEEQKMNEQLAYVKNVELINKMNRSFYVIHNAQGVHFGQGGKSAKGQVSSEEFLSKGLLRRRGERSGEGGGEVDGGVGGEVRSEENGAPAPSTAFPEDPLTALEFEREMQKNLRTSKMLIVSDDVLKTEREKKRDELKKIAQLKALLQKEERKNKYKKRIKSKAYRRHLRMKEKKEEERILAKLQLEHPDLADSLANYEKEYAQKRNLISNVKKRKTVRLLNRYKNEELKKQMLRSFQAEKEEKNMLRRIIERVVVEGEEEEAGGGSGDDKRGGGPREEDQLSGDEVDASPLSRKSKVRKELQKRNLERFAFVKNAEERKRDEEVYQQRKRLLDKVERVKGETGETDEKDPMASCSSDEGSDAERARRELGLSNEVRRSSEKEASKARAQLAKDADLANALRKGGILGTGGDALEEPEEVVPLEEAEGVPPLENPPGESPLGEDPPAVRDLHDIDAIDAMGAVDEGIAAPNSGEHLTVYNFENEVYEDYVNLNPEAVEGKVPREDDELLQLSEDERVTTERVSEREWCNYETLLELERKKVMKEKELIERKKKIPIHTISVFNRKDKKFAKYLVDKVPYPYERNDYERTLNINLNKEVNDISAHAKLVAPRVSNRVGNIVSPLVRNPFEIARILTLKRGKNRSKL
- a CDS encoding cyclophilin, putative (encoded by transcript PVX_093595A) is translated as MGKKRYAYLQLSINGIVLGKVYIQLFDDAEVKNSVDNFLSLCRGNRHHSMFTGEPLTYKHCVIEKVKQNKCIKSGYLRCKVTHDSSGKVIPPSARINNQGKYEQVECIFGPNFKKERSQRRHANAGLLTMVQVGPKRCSSVFKITLGSVSKYNGRNTIIGRVVRNMHILRAIELIPVTNKFEPKICIYISDCNEVSEALFRGERVSSRQQYIDSLFANLGGNEARGAAEESDGSDGSGGSGDDDDGGGGGALSGARARGKQAKAKNTEKQKGMELLNRILADIDALTRGEAVQRAEPVQRVEPMQMVKSVESVEPVQSVEPIQSADPTECPPRGMTDRERRLLEIKLRINQSKGLNEVEATRGTSAGKTDEYARYHYEKNASVTNACGKRPAGGDEPGGPPAGDASLTGDAPPDGEALPTGDASITGDPPHSSGDDGEDPPAIYTTSAAQAKGASKKKNKKDLLEVDRDSRFFKKMKFNFSINRNLYEEKKKKLGESFYGGDLLATDSSKCTESDKNKVISFCRKQQVVRSKLSRKRQHEDGLFKNYINRRNKMYNRKLDRYFNQHTAEIRQNLERGG